One window of the Marmota flaviventris isolate mMarFla1 chromosome 2, mMarFla1.hap1, whole genome shotgun sequence genome contains the following:
- the Grem1 gene encoding gremlin-1 isoform X2 gives MSRTAYTVGALHVTERKYLKRDWCKTQPLKQTIHEEGCNSRTIINRFCYGQCNSFYIPRHIRKEEGSFQSCSFCKPKKFTTMMVTLNCPELQPPTKKKRVTRVKQCRCISIDLD, from the exons ATGAGCCGCACCGCCTACACTGTGGGA GCCCTCCACGTGACCGAGCGCAAATACCTAAAGCGAGACTGGTGCAAAACCCAGCCGCTTAAGCAAACCATCCACGAGGAGGGCTGCAACAGCCGCACTATCATCAATCGCTTCTGCTATGGCCAGTGCAACTCCTTCTACATCCCCAGGCACATCCGGAAGGAGGAAGGCTCCTTTCAGTCCTGCTCCTTCTGCAAGCCCAAGAAATTCACCACCATGATGGTCACACTCAACTGCCCCGAACTACAGCCACCCACCAAGAAGAAGAGAGTCACACGTGTGAAGCAGTGTCGTTGCATATCCATCGATTTGGATTAA
- the Grem1 gene encoding gremlin-1 isoform X1: MSRTAYTVGALLLLLGTLLPAAEGKKKGSQGAIPPPDKAQHNDSEQTQSPQQPGSRNRGRGQGRGTAMPGEEVLESSQEALHVTERKYLKRDWCKTQPLKQTIHEEGCNSRTIINRFCYGQCNSFYIPRHIRKEEGSFQSCSFCKPKKFTTMMVTLNCPELQPPTKKKRVTRVKQCRCISIDLD; this comes from the coding sequence ATGAGCCGCACCGCCTACACTGTGGGAGCTTTGCTTCTCCTGTTGGGGACCCTGCTGCCGGCtgctgaaggaaaaaagaaagggtcCCAAGGTGCCATTCCCCCGCCAGACAAGGCTCAGCACAATGACTCCGAGCAGACTCAGTCGCCCCAGCAGCCTGGCTCCAGGAACCGGGGGCGGGGCCAGGGGCGGGGCACTGCCATGCCGGGGGAGGAGGTGCTGGAGTCCAGCCAAGAGGCCCTCCACGTGACCGAGCGCAAATACCTAAAGCGAGACTGGTGCAAAACCCAGCCGCTTAAGCAAACCATCCACGAGGAGGGCTGCAACAGCCGCACTATCATCAATCGCTTCTGCTATGGCCAGTGCAACTCCTTCTACATCCCCAGGCACATCCGGAAGGAGGAAGGCTCCTTTCAGTCCTGCTCCTTCTGCAAGCCCAAGAAATTCACCACCATGATGGTCACACTCAACTGCCCCGAACTACAGCCACCCACCAAGAAGAAGAGAGTCACACGTGTGAAGCAGTGTCGTTGCATATCCATCGATTTGGATTAA